Proteins encoded in a region of the Lepeophtheirus salmonis chromosome 6, UVic_Lsal_1.4, whole genome shotgun sequence genome:
- the LOC121119192 gene encoding uncharacterized protein: MNPPMIKVPLTPSLPKDERDYFRAPSAPPPINHNGVLPPPSPLAWFQTHCSQTYNSHLNHLNGTSGGSAPASNWEPYNHYLKAISPSQGLGNLSLNGIFCAGSSSPLMSLPSPAHSHSSSYLPLSLKSPPTSTPPMAHSHNDRPYMSSPGIFRPIPSRPSSSATPLVIPRVDFDERQQSKSLKSEEKTAPPIKSEPDYLNDSDSAFEDGDGSFSFCSRTTPVNHKSIKKWRQRSTPSMKSISVNTSTPLRTKTTREEESPCPLSAPGSLSSSWSSPFCSPKNGFQNSSSSCLSTDSLLSSSSIGDQSSPNMFSNCIPHLKKDNNNSGSFSSSKLSKPNENIPVGIAVARLRPNHDKEEDPCLLKKESMKDFSFPLNIPKVPCPLPNKDSTPLLPLGYQWAKDPITGQIYFLPSNPIWATTPGYGYLQWQQDTWLAHQHLQLSLNGLNIPSPALNQNVSSSPVIPSSSIIDSTSHKFEKPFVELISPTTTPEIRVPSRASTTDEKISVGDEVHESYRDEEQVSASPKKDDIEKEFKTEVHEEGDVNGLELLTEGISRMETDSSTKDSTNEDGGSSKNNLSILIDAADTLESSQTDTKKEPIKVEPPNVTHSTLTKLNNIPSDFHRNYRSPEAEREAKAFIASKSVKSPSCIPSSSDEMDFTSPKRSLDDMEAWEIGMRMNLAEIQRKYKEKYKELYKLQKSSSQSRRRKSSSDSGTYTSSKKIKMEKMDKEWSCPGSFSDTFVKKYKPENSKPEKNLSYPWGNKKKLFLSPSNRKNNSDLTLFTDKFKNGRPNPFENLLRLSKNRQSLDDDDDQSEEIVKEEEYDDNKSTDLNLDDDEHDVIDEREIVEKEQAVVANVFQKAKSDVDHDNKSMNSDDYSSSSFVEGKSQEEESVVAPSTSPHPSPSTSPHPSPSTPEPEPLIQENNLVVSPLKIKKNTLVSDSEEFECQLPKKKSKKSKKYKKNKRDKSERKERRVKKMKVSVIRTPPTSSCLDITEDKSIINISFPKYKAHKKKKKWATTSDEEEDIDDDNDLDCDESLGPKTPEDCLLCAHDLRDGLRVLIKIEGHFHPSTIKAISPPDIYGVIVDKERGNKPHIFSREEVLKEAIYEVKPTSIHDVPIGTRVCAYWSQKYNHLYPGTIGEPGSPNPKLDPNYFVNVELDDGDSRDIHIDSVRYLPPDYPLVQYEPDPMAFGCRRKRMFSTDSALSTSSISSNKTIDAKDEVSSKVFRNGKDVLQHVPKVIIKSSDLKFKIKSSPEMNQPNIKSLTNNKSSMAAFLPAQQLWCWADNGIKKGRRILHNAIKRDDDETLSVGACAVFLSTGRPDRPYIGRLESLWEAQGSNNLRNMRVKVRWFYHACETKGKSKEGNEVNNLKLPGALFESYHYDENDVQTISHGCDVLPISEYFNKLSLEPARINTIYENNDLYYLGGNYDPVEEQIKFYPKVLEDYKI, encoded by the exons TAGTCAAACCTATAATAGTCATTTGAATCATTTGAATGGCACATCAGGAGGGAGTGCACCAGCATCCAATTGGGAGCCCTATAATCACTATTTAAAGGCAATATCCCCTTCTCAAG GTCTTGGAAACTTAAGTTTGAATGGAATATTCTGTGCTGGAAGCAGCTCTCCTCTGATGTCTCTTCCATCTCCGGCACATTCACATTCCTCATCGTATTTACCTTTGAGTTTAAAAAGCCCACCAACGAGCACGCCTCCAATGGCTCATAGTCATAATGATCGTCCTTATATGTCAAGTCCGGGTATATTTAGACCAATACCGTCCCGACCGTCATCAAGTGCAACTCCTTTAGTCATTCCTCGAGTGGACTTTGATGAAAGGCAACAATCCAAGTCACTGAAATCCGAGGAGAAAACTGCACCCCCAATTAAGTCAG AGCCTGATTACTTAAATGACAGTGATTCAGCTTTTGAAGACGGAGATGGATCTTTTTCCTTTTGCTCAAGAACCACTCCTGTAAATcacaaatcaatcaaaaaatggagACAAAGGAGTACACCATCTATGAAGTCCATTTCTGTGAATACTTCAACCCCTTTGCGTACAAAGACCACACGAGAAGAAGAATCACCTTGTCCATTATCAGCTCCTGGTTCGCTTTCTTCTAGTTGGAGCTCTCCTTTTTGTTCCCCAAAGAATGGTTTCCAAAACTCATCCTCATCATGTCTATCTACAGATTCTTTATTGAGTTCTTCTTCTATTGGTGACCAAAGCTCTCCGAATATGTTCTCTAATTGCATTCCTCATTtgaaaaaggataataataatagtggGTCCTTTTCTTCCTCCAAGCTTTCAAAGCCTAATGAGAATATCCCTGTAGGTATAGCAGTGGCACGACTTAGGCCAAATCATGACAAAGAAGAGGATCCATGTCTCCTTAAAAAAGAATCTatgaaggatttttcttttccgCTGAACATCCCCAAAGTTCCGTGTCCTTTGCCAAATAAAGACTCTACTCCTCTTCTACCATTGGGGTATCAGTGGGCCAAAGACCCCATCACTGgccaaatatactttttaccCAGTAATCCTATTTGGGCTACAACCCCTGGATATGGCTATCTACAGTGGCAGCAAGATACGTGGCTTGCCCATCAACATCTTCAGCTCTCATTGAATGGATTGAATATTCCGAGTCCCGctttaaatcaaaatgtttCATCTTCCCCTGTCATACCATCATCATCAATAATAGACTCGAcctcccacaaatttgaaaaaccaTTCGTTGAGTTGATTAGTCCAACAACAACTCCTGAAATTAGAGTACCTTCAAGAGCATCCACTACTGATGAAAAGATCTCGGTTGGGGACGAGGTTCATGAGAGTTATAGAGATGAGGAACAAGTTTCTGCATCCCCTAAGAAAGATGACATTGAGAAGGAATTCAAAACTGAAGTACATGAAGAAGGCGATGTAAATGGTCTTGAACTACTTACTGAAGGCATTTCACGGATGGAAACAGATTCCTCTACAAAAGATAGTACAAATGAAGACGGTGGGTCTAGCAAAAATAATCTGAGCATTTTAATTGATGCTGCGGATACTCTTGAGTCTTCACAAACAGACACTAAGAAAGAGCCCATTAAAGTTGAACCTCCTAACGTCACACACTCTACTTTAACAAAGTTAAACAACATTCCCTCAGATTTCCATCGAAATTATCGTAGTCCGGAAGCTGAAAGAGAAGCCAAAGCATTTATCGCTTCCAAATCAGTTAAGTCCCCCTCCTGTATTCCAAGCTCTTCGGATGAAATGGATTTTACGAGTCCGAAGAGATCCTTGGATGACATGGAGGCATGGGAAATCGGGATGCGAATGAACCTAGCTGAAATTCAAAGGAAATACAAAGAGAAATATAAAGagctttataaattacaaaaatcatctTCACAAAGTCGTCGTCGGAAATCCTCTTCAGATTCGGGTACCTATacttcttcaaagaaaataaagatgGAGAAAATGGATAAGGAGTGGAGCTGCCCTGGTTCATTTAGCGAcacttttgttaaaaagtacAAACCTGAAAACAGTAAACCCgaaaaaaatttgtcatatCCCTGGGGcaataagaaaaaacttttccTTTCACCGTCCAATCGAAAAAATAATTCCGACTTAACTCTCTTcactgataaatttaaaaatggtagGCCCAATCCCTTTGAAAACTTGTTACGTTTATCAAAGAATCGTCAGTCccttgatgatgatgatgaccAATCTGAAGAAATTGTCAAGGAAGAGGAATATGATGATAATAAATCCACAGATCTCAATTTAGACGATGATGAGCACGACGTTATTGACGAAAGAGAAATCGTTGAGAAAGAACAAGCTGTTGTTGCTAACGTGTTTCAAAAAGCAAAGTCTGATGTTGATCATGATAACAAATCTATGAACAGTGATGATTATTCGAGTAGCTCTTTTGTCGAAGGTAAGTCTCAAGAGGAGGAAAGTGTCGTCGCTCCATCAACTTCTCCCCATCCATCACCATCAACTTCTCCCCATCCATCACCATCAACTCCAGAACCAGAACCATTGattcaagaaaataacctaGTCGTATCCCCactcaaaatcaaaaagaatacattagtCTCTGATAGTGAGGAATTTGAGTGCCAATTACCAAAAAAGAAGTctaaaaagtctaaaaaatataaaaagaacaaaagagACAAGAGCGAGAGAAAAGAGAGGAGAGTGAAGAAAATGAAGGTGTCTGTGATTCGAACGCCTCCAACAAGTTCATGTTTGGACATTACTGAGGACAAAAGTATCATTAATATTTCCTTTCCGAAATATAAGGCccacaaaaagaagaagaagtggGCTACTACTTCAGATGAAGAGGAGGATATTGATGATGACAACGATCTGGATTGTGACGAATCTTTGGGTCCTAAAA CCCCAGAGGATTGCCTATTATGTGCGCATGATCTCAGAGATGGACTTCGTGTTTTAATCAAGATTGAAGGACATTTTCATCCAAGTACAATAAAAGCCATCAGTCCACCGGATATTTATGGAGTAATTGTCGATAAGGAGCGAGGGAATAAACCTCACATATTTTCCCGTGAAGAAGTTTTAAAGGAGGCT atcTATGAAGTCAAGCCAACCAGTATTCATGATGTTCCCATTGGAACCCGCGTTTGTGCATATTGGAGTCAGAAATATAATCATCTCTACCCTGGTACAATTGGTGAGCCAGGGTCTCCCAATCCAAAACTTGATCCCAATTACTTTGTCAATGTAGAATTGGATGATGGAGACAGTAGAGACATTCATATTGATAGTGTACGATATTTACCTCCAGATTATCCATTAGTTC AATATGAACCAGATCCAATGGCGTTTGGATGTCGCCGTAAACGTATGTTCTCAACGGACTCAGCTTTATCTACAAGTTCAATCTCTTCGAATAAAACCATTGATGCCAAAGACGAAGTTTCGAGCAAGGTGTTCCGAAATGGAAAGGATGTTTTGCAACATGTtccaaaagttattattaagtCCTCAGatcttaaattcaaaataaaatcatctcCTGAGATGAATCAGCCAAATATCAAATCTTTAACG AATAACAAGTCGTCTATGGCTGCATTCCTACCTGCTCAACAGCTTTGGTGTTGGGCGGACAATGGTATAAAGAAGGGAAGAAGGATCCTTCATAATGCAATTAAACGAGATGATGACGAAACCCTTTCCGTAGGAGCTTGTGCCGTATTTTTATCAACTGGTAGACCTGATAGACCCTATATTGGACGTTTAGAATCCCTGTGGGAGGCTCAGGGCTCAAATAATTTGAGGAACATGAGAGTAAAAGTCCGTTGGTTCTACCATGCTTGTGAGACCAAAGGAAAATCCAAAGAAGGGAATGAAGTGAATAACTTGAAATTGCCT GGAGCGCTTTTTGAATCCTATCATTATGATGAGAATGATGTACAAACCATATCCCATGGTTGTGACGTACTACCCATTTCTGAATATTTCAACAAGCTATCCTTAGAGCCTGCTCGTATTAACACCATTTATGAAAACAACGATCTCTACTATCTAGGTGGGAATTATGATCCAGTAGAAGAGCAAATTAAGTTTTATCCAAAAGTATTGGAGGattacaaaatttaa
- the LOC121120906 gene encoding LOW QUALITY PROTEIN: putative ATPase N2B (The sequence of the model RefSeq protein was modified relative to this genomic sequence to represent the inferred CDS: inserted 1 base in 1 codon): MRAPSYFMKTWIRPLSGSPKHIYDARVTAGEIVQDDHQIKVLSDFEDLFHQLKAEETTNEVLPKEQSFWSFGLGNSSAKKNQIKGLYLWGTVGGGKTMLMDMFSETISLPKLRLHYHDFMNQVHTSIHDAKKKAPPRDVSRWDVHQPFDPIPHVTEDITNDGNLRLLCLDEFQVTDIADAMILQSLFTKLFDMGLVLVATSNRPPVDLYKSGLNRSRFLPFIELLKERNVISSLDPGKDYRRKAMAGSDRLFFVKDSSNQNTLDSMFKFMASKETDTIRSRVLRIKGRDVKFDKTCGRILDCSFEEICGRPLWTNDYIKLSNTFHTIFIRDIPVLNXKTKSEARRFIALIDTLYENKIRVVASGDVEYWNIFQNEDISLQERLEENRMLIDDLGIKVSEQGSLDSSVFAGDEENFAFQRTISRLTEMQTKEYWGKWKDTH; this comes from the exons ATGAGAGCCCCTTCATATTTCATGAAAACATGGATTCGGCCTCTAAGCGGAAGCCCTAAGCACATTTATGACGCTCGTGTCACCGCAGGAGAAATCGTTCAAGATGATCACCAGATAAAGGTACTCTCCGACTTTGAGGACCTATTTCATCAGCTAAAAGCGGAGGAAACTACAAATGAAGTTTTACCCAAGGAGCAATCATTTTGGTCTTTTGGATTGGGGAATTCATCTgcgaagaaaaatcaaattaagggCCTGTATTTGTGGGGTACCGTAGGTGGGGGGAAAACCATGCTTATGGATATGTTCTCTGAAACGATTTCACTCCCCAAG CTGCGTTTGCATTATCATGACTTTATGAATCAAGTGCACACATCCATCCATGATGCAAAAAAGAAGGCACCTCCTCGGGATGTTTCTCGATGGGATGTACATCAACCATTTGATCCCATTCCTCATGTTACTGAAGATATTACCAATGATGGAAACCTAAGATTGCTTTGTCTTGATGAATTTCAAGTTACAGATATCGCGGATGCTATGATTCTCCAATCTCTATTCACCAAACTATTTGACATGGGACTTGTCCTTGTTGCAACGAGCAATCGTCCAC CAGTTGATTTATATAAGAGCGGCTTAAATCGTTCAAGGTTTCTACCATTCATTGAACTtctcaaagaaagaaatgtAATTTCATCTCTTGATCCTGGAAAGGACTATCGTCGAAAAGCCATGGCTGGATCCGATCGTTTATTTTTCGTCAAAGACAGTTCAAATCAGAATACTTTGGATTCTATGTTTAAATTTATGGCATCTAAAGAAACAGACACTATTCGATCAAGAGTACTTCGTATCAAAGGACGAGAcgttaaatttgataaaacgtGTGGTCGAATTTTAGATTGTTCCTTTGAGGAAATTTGTGGTAGACCTCTATGGACTAACGACTACATCAAATTATCAAATACATttcatacaatatttattagagACATCCcagttttaa caaaaactaaatcTGAGGCACGAAGATTTATCGCTCTCATCGATACTTTGtacgaaaataaaattcgtGTTGTGGCTTCTGGTGATGTGGAATACTGGAATATATTTCAGAATGAAGATATATCTTTGCAGGAAAGATTGGAAGAAAATAGAATGCTTATCGATGATCTAGGAATTAAAGTATCTGAGCAAGGGTCTCTTGACTCCTCGGTTTTTGCTGGAGATGAGGAAAACTTTGCTTTTCAGCGCACAATATCCAGACTAACTGAAATGCAAACGAAGGAATATTGGGGAAAATGGAAAGATACACATTGA
- the LOC139905701 gene encoding ankyrin repeat and SOCS box protein 16-like, whose product MEGIEVEQLPLSQTRSKDLANLIIDFDDESCQNYDLHLSAYQGEHERLKYLLQDQDIKSHINDRIRPYLSTPLRLAATAGHLDSLRVLIENGASLEAVDVKSQTALFTALVNRHWDCVEYLLSVGANPNGNDQNLCTPLSVMAQRGYYEGIKLLCTWGADTEDFYRLLSGLPLSPSNNLHNISSF is encoded by the exons ATGGAAGGGATTGAAGTGGAGCAGTTACCCTTGTCTCAGACTCGGAGTAAAGATTTAGCTAACTTAATCATTGACTTTGATGATGAATCCTGCCAGAATTATGATCTCCATTTATCAGCATATCAAGGCGAGCATGAACGTCTAAAATATCTTCTTCAAGATCAGGATATTAAGTCTCATATTAATGATAGGATCCGCCCTTACTTAAGCACTCCTTTGCGATTAGCTGCCACAG ctGGGCATTTAGATTCATTAAGGGTTCTCATTGAAAATGGAGCATCCCTAGAGGCGGTTGATGTCAAATCACAGACTGCACTCTTCACAGCATTAGTCAATCGTCATTGGGACTGCGTTGA GTATCTATTATCTGTAGGAGCTAATCCGAATGGAAACGACCAAAATCTATGTACTCCTTTATCAGTGATGGCGCAAAGAGGTTACTACGAAGGTATTAAACTTCTTTGTACTTGGGGTGCTGATACAGAGGATTTCTATAGACTTCTATCTGGACTTCCCCTCTCTCCCTCTAACAATTTGCACAACATATCatcattttaa
- the LOC121120904 gene encoding uncharacterized protein, whose protein sequence is MIVDNCNNSLSGTVMMYRQIIERCSVPHTIIKHKCPPEFVYLYYEFGGNLCIKDSKGLMATEISDQAPGLEIMKILQETPLSLQSICRLTICRSLMHDLEKIKSLPLNSKLIHFLLYMEIANSINQIPKFEKSDQTVLNINRTLSEIVAEKPQRKRGKPQSRALPIDWVIEEELQQQDKVVETLIVDVDGDNNNNRSSLDNNQGNIPPPPPLPPPPSRPHFIQLSSNRVAL, encoded by the exons ATGATTGTTGATAATTGTAATAATAGTTTATCGGGAACAGTTATGATGTATAGACAAATTATTGAGAGATGCTCCGTTCCCCACACAATAATCAAGCATAA gTGTCCTCCtgagtttgtttatttatactacGAATTTGGAGGAAACTTGTGCATAAAGGATTCAAAGGGATTAATGGCCACTGAAATATCGGATCAAGCCCCCGGATTAGAAATCATGAAAATTTTGCAAG aaacaCCTCTGTCCTTACAATCAATATGTCGCCTCACAATCTGCCGCTCTCTGATGCACGacttggaaaaaataaagagcCTACCATTGAATTCTAAGCTTATACATTTCCTCCTCTATATGGAGATTgcaaattcaatcaatcaaataCCCAAATTCGAAAAATCTGATCAAAccgttttaaatataaatcgtACTCTGAGTGAAATAGTTGCTGAAAAACCACAAAGGAAAAGAGGGAAGCCACAAAGCCGAGCTCTGCCCATTGATTGGGTTATTGAAGAGGAGCTACAACAACAGGATAAAGTCGTTGAAACACTTATTGTTGATGTTGATggtgataataataataacagaagTAGTTTGGATAACAATCAAGGCAACATTCCTCCTCCACCCCCATTACCGCCTCCTCCTTCTAGACCTCATTTCATACAATTGTCTTCTAATAGGGTTGCACTTTAA
- the LOC121120903 gene encoding uncharacterized protein: protein MQKIGVKTLSIIDTISELAQNETLTLAQLSPPVHKKTTTSTPIVSSSSSSSNNISSKSDLSPISSVTSSASGNFINGKNHLQSPKKKREEGPSRNIIKETSSKGGMRNGVGHTPDWIREIFDYVRKGNLDNLTTSLQGLESTLIRNITDHAGNNLIHGACLYGHVRLLPFLAQKFGPLDFNGSLSDVNSRGLTPATLAIKLGSSEIVEWLVRQSTASNILLGGRGLSSNGNNNAGDEVGRGTPNGGSSNHGQHSLLHAAAKYGQNELVSWLSDEMIRNEADVDQLDKNGNSPLHVAAKNGNVSTLSTLLHHGANVYLKNDLGLRAADVARISPKGLDAAEFLLLYETSLGVSKEYLTSSQQEENVSTELRDLKTHFKDVLNVSKKLIKERHDICKEFSRILESLKDLQRNITSQLSDTEKRNINNNNTTIDTKKLSETIETSVGSIRDKWSHSQRTWFSANNSADFEHKILKAEEGWSKINKSSESACTKTSSTSSTTSSTSSQDNRYPQRHLRDRLEEIRSSNNTFTSLKIKEHRKLIESEDDYDYEDDGIVDYLSPDESKPGVRQRKKLPTPPTSLNGSMEESVYSSLSNEMYSKIGSPPKGGTLRLSSHGNKISFDDNKRRKRRSREELRQKLKECALSSESAAVIEVIEPTSSEEEEFKKSMMEMNISWGRLVNGRKQAGTTSFRGGKYSQKDLSPTKKLLEMGISASSLASPTNVEYLSDRIEETNSSAGSSNRSSINSLTKKKKSPRPKGSPSVVFTPAPPEEHILPDKLDNEDTIKQKKKKAWYEVVSEDETEVPEVDSLARIISRKGVSSDDDEEIF from the exons ATGCAGAAAATCGGCGTCAAAACCCTGTCCATCATAGACACCATCTCAGAATTGGCACAAAATGAAACCCTCACCTTAGCACAACTCTCACCGCCCGTCCACAAAAAGACGACCACCTCCACACCCATCGTATCCTCCTCATCCTCCAGTTCGAATAACATTTCCTCCAAATCCGATCTCTCGCCCATTTCCTCTGTTACTTCTTCCGCTTCaggtaattttataaatggaaaaaatcacCTACAATCACCAAAAAAGAAGCGAGAGGAAGGACCATCaaggaatattataaaagaGACTTCGAGTAAGGGAGGGATGAGAAATGGTGTTGGACACACTCCAGATTGGATTCGGGAGATCTTTGACTATGTGAGGAAAggaaatttggataatttg aCGACTTCTCTCCAAGGTCTTGAGTCCACACTCATTCGTAACATAACAGATCATGCCGGAAACAATTTAATACATGGTGCTTGTCTCTATGGTCACGTACGTCTCCTGCCTTTTCTTGCCCAGAAGTTTGGACCTTTAGATTTTAATGGTTCCCTTTCTGACGTCAATTCAAGGGGTCTTACACCAGCAACACTTGCTATCAAATTAGGAAGCTCTGAGATTGTAGAATGGTTAGTTCGACAGTCCACGGCTTCAAATATCCTTTTGGGCGGTCGAGGTCTTTCATCCAATGGTAATAATAATGCAGGGGATGAGGTTGGTAGAGGAACTCCAAATGGAGGTTCCTCCAATCATGGACAACACTCGTTACTCCATGCTGCTGCTAAATACGGTCAg AATGAACTCGTGAGCTGGCTCTCAGATGAGATGATCCGTAATGAAGCAGATGTGGACCAATTGGATAAGAATGGTAATTCCCCTCTTCACGTTGCTGCGAAGAACGGAAACGTTTCCACTCTCTCCACGCTTCTCCATCATGGAGCTAATGTCTACTTAAAG AATGATTTGGGACTCAGGGCTGCAGATGTTGCAAGGATTTCTCCAAAGGGGTTGGATGCCGCAGAGTTTTTACTACTCTACGAAACATCTCTTGGAGTGTCCAAGGAGTATCTCACATCCTCTCAACAAGAAGAAAACGTTTCAACTGAACTTCGGGATCTCAAAACGCATTTCAA agatGTCTTGAAtgtctccaaaaaattaatcaaagagCGACACGATATTTGTAAGGAATTTTCAAGGATTTTGGAGTCCTTGAAGGATCTACAACGAAACATTACCTCACAGCTCTCGGATACTGAGAAAAggaatattaacaataataacacTACCATCGATACTAAGAA GTTGAGCGAAACAATAGAGACGTCCGTTGGATCTATTCGTGATAAATGGAGCCATAGTCAAAGAACTTGGTTCTCTGCAAATAATTCAGCTGATTTTGAGCACAAAATCCTCAAGGCAGAGGAGGGTTGgagtaaaatcaataaaagttcAGAGTCCGCCTGCACAAAGACCTCTTCAACGTCCTCCACAACCTCTTCAACTTCTTCACAGGACAATCGCTATCCACAAAGGCATTTAAG GGATCGATTGGAAGAAATCCGCTCATCGAACAATACTTTTACTTCCCTTAAAATTAAAGAACATCGTAAATTAATCGAGTCTGAAGATGATTATGACTATGAAGATGATGGAATCGTCGACTATTTGAGTCCAGATGAGAGTAAGCCCGGGGTTCGGCAGAGAAAAAAACTCCCAACGCCGCCTACTTCTTTGAATGGGTCCATGGAAGAAAGTGTTTATAGTTCATTAAGTAATGAGATGTATAGCAAAATTGGAAGTCCGCCCAAAGGAGGAACTCTCAGATTATCTTCCCATGGAAACAAAATATCCTTTGATGATAATAAACGTAGGAAGCGAAGAAGTAGAGAAGAACTTAGGCAAAAATTGAAGGAATGTGCGCTTTCATCAGAGTCTGCTGCCGTTATTGAAGTTATTGAGCCGACATCATCAGAGGAGGAAGAGTTTAAAAAGTCTATGATGGAAATGAATATATCCTGGGGACGACTCGTAAATGGACGAAAACAGGCAGGAACTACTTCCTTCCGAGGAGGAAAGTATTCACAAAAGGATTTGAGTCCTACTAAAAAACTATTGGAGATGGGGATATCTGCATCAAGCCTCGCATCACCAACAAATGTGGAATACTTGAGTGATAGAATTGAAGAAACCAATAGTAGTGCAGGGAGCAGTAATCGCTCCTCCATTAATAGTCTgacgaaaaagaaaaagtccCCTCGACCCAAGGGCTCCCCCTCAGTAGTATTTACTCCTGCACCCCCTGAGGAGCACATTCTTCCCGATAAATTGGATAATGAGGACACTATCAagcaaaagaagaagaaggcaTGGTATGAGGTCGTGTCTGAAGATGAAACCGAAGTCCCAGAGGTGGATTCCCTTGCTAGGATTATCTCTAGAAAAGGGGTGTCCTcagatgatgatgaagaaatatTCTAA